The following is a genomic window from Pedobacter sp. KBS0701.
CTGGCAATTATCACATTAGACAGAGGAAAGTCGAACGCTTTAAACCGCGAACTGATTACCGAACTGGATGATATGCTTAAAAATATTGCCGCTGATGATAACATTGGCGGTGTAATTTTAACCGGTACAGCACCTTTCTTTTCTGCAGGATTGGATTTGGTAGAACTTTATAATTATAACGAACAAGAAGCAAAGTCATTCTGGGAGTTGTTTTTAGGTTTTACGGCAAATATGGTTTCTTTTAAAAAGCCAATGATAGCCGCAATTAGCGGGCATAGTCCGGCCGGTGGTTGTGTGATGGCCTTAGCTTGTGATTACCGGGTAATGGCAGAAGGACAATACATTATTGGATTAAATGAGGTTCCGGTAGGTATTATCGTACCCAATAGTATTTTTCAGTTGTATGCCTTTTGGATCGGCAAAGCCGAAGCCACCCGTAGTTTGCTTTCCGGTAAGTTGTATAACCCCGAAGAAGCTTTAAACGTCGGTTTGGTTGATGAACTGGTGAAAAATGAAAGTTTGTTAACGGCTGCAGAGCGTAAGATTAAGAAATATATGGAACTCGAAAGCAATACCTGGTCACAAAGTAAAGTGAGTATCCGCGAAGAACTCATTGCTGCGGTATCTGCTGATCAATCTGCTACGCTAGAAAAAATGTTGGCACAATGGTGGTCACCTGCAACGCGCCATATTTTAAAAACAATTTTAGCTAACCTGCAGAGAAAGTAATCAGTTTGCAGTTGTCGGTTTCCAGTTAGCAATTTACGAACTTCTACAGTTAGCCAATCACAACAATTAACCGATCAACCATTCCCAGCAATTTAGCAATAAAACAATCTAAATAATTAACCAGTTAACCAAATATTATGTTCAATTATAATGCACCCATGCTCAGAGAAGACGCTTTAAAAGGAAAAACCATTGTAATTACAGGTGGCGGAACGGGGCTTGGGAAAGCGATGGGCGTTTATTTTTTGAAGTTAGGCGCTAATTTAGTGATCACCAGTCGTAAGCAGGATGTATTACAAAAAACTGCCGATGAAATGGAAGAAAAAACCGGCGGCAAAGTATTGGCTGTAGCTTGCGATGTGCGGGACATTGAACAGGTGGAAAATGTATTGGCCAAAACTTTAGAAAGATTTGGCTCGGTTGATGTATTATTGAACAACGCTGCGGGTAATTTTATATCGCCAACAGAACGGTTATCAGCCAATGCCTTTTCATCCATTATCGATATCGTTTTAAAAGGAACTATTAATTGTACACTTACCTTTGGCAAACATTGGATTAAGGAAAAACAAGCAGCAACAGTTTTGAATATCATTACCACTTACGCTTTTACAGGCTCTGCTTATGTTGTGCCATCGGCCTGTGCAAAAGGTGGTGTGTTAGCACTAACAAGATCTTTGGCAGTAGAGTGGGGTAAATATGGTATCCGTACCAATGCGATCGCTCCTGGCCCATTTCCAACTAAAGGTGCATGGGAGCGTTTATTACCTGGCGATTTAGCCAAAAAATTTGACTTTAAAAACCGGGTGCCGCTAAAAAGAGTGGGCGATCACCAGGAACTTGCCAATTTAGCTGCATTTCTGGTAAGCGATTTTTCAGGCTACATTAATGGAGAAGTAATTACTATTGATGGAGGCGAATGGTTACAGGGTGCAGGCCAAATGAATGGCTTAGAGGCAATCCCGAACGAAATGTGGGATATGCTTGAGCAAATGACGCGAAGCGCGAAGTAAGGTAAGATGAAGATGGATACTGTAAGACGGGAAATGAAGGCGATCCATAGGTACATCATCCATCTTACCTTTTCCCTCATACATCTTTTTCCATTTTCCCTCTTACATTTTTATTTATCTTTGCCGATATGAATATCTTACTTTTAGGTTCAGGCGGCAGAGAAAGCGCATTCGCTTGGAAAATGAGCCAGTCTTCGCACTGCGATAAACTAATTATTGCTCCAGGTAACGGTGGTACAGGAGCTTATGGTACAAACATCAATATCAATGTAAACGATTTTGATGCCATTAAAAAATTAGTGCTTACCGAAAATATCGGACTTGTTGTAGTTGGCCCTGAAGAACCTCTGGTAAATGGTATTCATGATTTTTTCCTTGCCGACAAGGCCATTGCGCACATCCCGGTTATCGGGCCTAAAAAAGAAGGGGCCATTCTGGAAGGAAGCAAAGACTTCTCAAAACAGTTTATGGAGCACCATGGTATTCCTACTGCGGCTTCAAAATCTTTCACGCCCGAAACTTTGGAAGATGGATTGGCTTATCTGCAAAACCATGCTTTGCCAGTTGTTTTAAAGGCCGATGGTTTGGCAGCAGGTAAAGGAGTATTAATCTGTACCGAGACCATCGAAGCCCAGGAAGAATTAAAACTGATGCTTGGCGGTAAATTTGGTGCAGCTGGGGCAACGGTAGTGATTGAAGAATTTTTAAGCGGGATAGAACTTTCGGTATTTATTTTAACTGATGGTGAAAATTATATTACATTACCTTCTGCTAAAGATTATAAGAGGATTGGCCAGGGCGATACTGGTTTAAATACTGGTGGTATGGGCTCGGTTTCGCCGGTTCCTTTCGCCACACCAGAATTTTTAGCTAAAGTAGAAGAACGCATTATTAAACCAACAGTTGATGGTTTAAAGAAAGATAATATTGATTATACAGGTTTCATCTTTTTCGGACTGATTAAAGTAGGTGAGGAGCCATTTGTAATCGAATATAATGCACGTATGGGCGATCCTGAAACAGAGAGTGTGATCCCTAGAATTGAGAACGACTTAGTAGAACTTTTTTTAGCTACAGCCAACAAACAATTAAATCAGGTTAATCTGGTTATTTCTGAGCAAACAGCCGCTACTGTAATGATTGTGGCAGGTGGTTACCCGGGCGATTATCTGAAAGGTAAAGCCATTTCAGGAATCGAGAACTTACGTCATTCGAATGCCTTCCATGCCGGAACATTGTTAGAAAATGATGTGGTGAAAACAAATGGAGGAAGGGTAATTGCAATTACCAGTTTACAAAAAGATTTGTTTACTGCTTTACAATCGGCGACTGCTGATGCCGGGAGAATTTATTTCGACGGGAAATATTTCAGGGAAGATATCGGGTTTGACTTGATTTGAGAGAATATAAGTTGAAAAAAATACTCAGGGAGATTTCCGAAATGGCGATTAAACTAGGAGAGTTTAGTTTTACAACTGAGCAGACCAAAACAAAATGGCTTGGCGATCAACCTGCCACTCCAGCCGAAATACAAGAAGCTGAAACAAGATTGGGGGTAACGCTTCCAGTGGATTATAAAGAATTTCTGTTGATTACCAATGGATTTACTACACTAAATGAAAATGTCGATCCATCGTTTTCCAAAATAAGTGATGTAGCATTTCTAAAAGATGTTGATCCACAGTTAATCGAAATCTGGACAGAAAATGTTGAGTTGCTGGAGGGGGCCATTAAACTGGCCAGAAGCATTGTGATCGGTGGCTTAACCGAAGAACAATATTTTCTTTTAATTCCACCAGTAATCGAAAATGCCGATTGGGAATACTGGAAATTCGCGTCATGGATTCCTGGAGAACATCCTTACCAAGGACTTGAAAATTATTTCATTAACTTATTGGATTTCTTAAAATCTGCTTAATAGTTTTTTCCTGTAAAACAAAGAAAGTCCCAATTTTTAGTTGGGACTTTCTTTGTTTTGAATGCTTTTTTATTTCGATTTACTTCCTAATAATTCTTGAAGTTTATCTTGTAAAGCTTGTTCTCTTAAGCCTTTAGCAATAATTTTACCTGTTGGATCAATTAAGAAATTGGCTGGAATTGAGCGGATACCATACATTTGAGCTACTTCGTTCTCCCAAAATTTTAAATCAGAAACATGTGTCCATGTTAATTTGTCATCTGCAATTGCTTTTAACCAGGCATCTTTTTTACCCGGACGGTCTAAAGAAACACCTAAAACAGTAAAGCCTTTATCTTTAAACTTATTGTAAGCTACTACCACATTTGGATTTTCCTGACGGCATGGTCCGCACCATGAAGCCCAGAAATCTACCAGTACATATTTTCCTTTAAAATCAGATAATTTAACGGGTTTACCATCAGGGTCATTCTGGGTAAAATCCATAGCCATCACACCTACGGCTGTTTTTCTTCCTGCCTCGAATATTTGAGCAATTTTTTTGCCCGTGTAAGTTGCCTTAAGCTCAGGTGATAGTGCATTAAAAGTCTTCTCTGCTGCAGCCGCCTGATCTGGATCTGAGGCTAGCTCATTAATTGAATTTAGGCTAATAAATGATTTTGGGTTGCTGTTAGCAAACTGCAATAACAATGGAGTCAGTCCTGCAGCTTCTTTTTCATAACGAGCGCCTAAAGCCTCCATAACGGCCTTATCTTGTTTTTGCTCTGGTGTATAAGCCGCATATTCTGCATTAATTGCAGCAAGTTTATCTGCTACAGGTTTAGTTAATGCTTTTAATTTAGCTGCATCAGCATTAACAGCGGAACCGGTAATTGTTGCTTTTTTTAATGAATCTGCTGCAGATAGCTTTATATTTCCTGGCTCTACGTATAACGATAGTGCATCTAATTTCTCACCCTGTGCCGGACGATTAACATAAGGGTTTTTGTTTAAGAAAAGACTTCCCTGAGCAGGGCTGGCTAATGTTCCTTTAAAAGCAAAAGCACCGTTTGCTACAATTGCTGAGTCGGTAATGCTTTTACCTTCTGTTTGATATATAAGGTAGACCTTATCTCCGGTTTTTAGGCCCTTTATGTCACCATTAACTGTAAATGGCTTCTGTGCCAATGCTGCAATTGGCAATAAAGCCATTGCTGATAATAATAATTTTTTCATCTGTATAAAATTGTTTTCATTAGTTATCATGATTTGTTGATTTTACTTTTTGATTTTGAAAATCATGATGTTTTTATGAGGTTGGTTAAATCCTGTCCAAATATAGAATTCTGTATCGCTAAAACGTAAATAGCTGTGTAAAATTATGATGGACTGTTTATTAATAGCGTAAATGTTTATTTTATCGATTTCCAGCTTAATATTTTATACTGACTACGTTTTTGGTTCTCCAAACCTCCATAAATTAATGTTTTTTCCACTTTTTTTGGGCTGGCATTTAACTCAAATTTATCCAGGTTTTTGAATAAATCAGAAGTGATGGTTTGCGTAGCTTTGATTTCAAATGCGGAAAAGCCGTTGTCTGTTGGCAGGAGTAAATCCACCTCGTTGGTATTGCTATCTTGCCAAAAGTAATATTCGTTATTTAAAAAGTTATGATAGTTTTGCTTCTCGAATTCCGCAATTACCATATTCTCGAAAATATTTCCTTTCAACCTATTTCCTATTAAGGCTTTACCGGTTTTAATTTTTAGTAAATGGCACAGTAACCCTGAATCGTAAAAGTAGAGTTTTGGTGTTTTTACCAAACGCTTATTAAAATTTTCATAATATGGCTGTAAAAGGTATATAATATAGCTGCTTTCTAAAACTGAAAGCCAATTTTTTGCTGTTGGCTGTGATATATTACAGGTGTTAGCCAATGCGCTTAGGTTAAGCAACTGTCCGGCTTGATTAGCACATATTCCAATAAAAGTTCTGAATGTCTTTAAATCTTTAATATTTAGAAGTTCAGTAACATCTTTTTCTACATAGGTTTGTATATAATTAGAAAAATATACATTAGGTTCTATATCGCGATCGTAAATAGCAGGATATGAACCCTTAATGCAAGCTTCAACAAATGAATCTTCAAGTAGATCATTGGTTTTAAGTTCAGATAAATCGAAAGGTAAAAGTTTAAATAGTGCTACTCTTCCTGCAAGACTTTGTGTGATGCCCTGCATTAAATGAAAATTTTGTGAACCTGATAAAATAAACTGACCCATCATTTTAGACTCATCAACAATGTTTTGAAGATAAGAAAAAAGCAATGGAACCCTTTGTACCTCATCAAAAATCACCTTGCGGTTATATTCATTTAAGAAACCATTAGGATCTTCTGTTGCAAAGGCTCTGGCATCTGGGTTTTCAAGCGAAATATATCTGTAATCACTAAATATATGCTTTAGCAATGTGGTCTTTCCCGATTGCCTTGGGCCAGTAACAGCAATAATGGGGAATTTGCTTTTCTGAGCCTGGATGTATTTGGCTATATGTCTTTTAACTAATTTTTGCATAGTTAGTTGTTTAAACAAAAATACAGCAAAAAGTATCGATATACAACAATAACTTTGAAATTACATGGCTTCTACTTTGAAATTACATAGCTTCTACTTTGAAATTACATAGAGATTTAATTCAATTTTTGGTAGGTTCTCCACCATAAATCGGGCATTTCACCATTTACTGCAGTTTGATAATCATCATACCTGCAAGGTACAAGGTGATAACGTTCATTTTTAGTTTGTCCAGACGGATAAGGTACCTGCATCCACCAGCGGTCTGATTTTTTGCTTTTTACAAACATCATTTCTCCCGAACCATCTTTTAAACTGGTTCGATAGATTATAAACTGCGATTTAGGTGTAAGCGGAAAATCCTTTTTGCGCGCATAATATCCATCTACAAAATACCATACCATTTGGGCAAGTAAGAAAGCTGTTTGTCCGTTATTGTCGTAGGCCGGATTAAACTCGTAAAAACCAATTGAGGTCAATTTATCATTCATGCCTGCGTAGCGGGCAATGCGGCAGGCTTCTTTGCCATCAAAACCATTTGGCGTGGTGTTCGCATTTGCAGTAGCATCGGCAGAGCGGATGGCGCTCATATCAAAGCTAACCATGTTTGCATTTCGGATAATGGGTTCCGCTAAGGTAATATCCTGGGCAAACTCGCCCAAACGGTGTACATCAAAATATAATTTATCCATTACGCTCAAACTCTCTTGGTTCACAAAATAAGTTTGATAACCCACATTGCTAAAATTGAAGAGGTAATTAGGTTGATGTAAGAAAATCTTATTCAGATAACAATCCGATCGGGTAGCAATTCCCTCGTTGTCGTCGTCACCAATATCAAATTGATTATCTATAATAACGAGATCTACTTTTTGCTCTAAATCTTCATAACCAAGGTATTGACCATAGGTTAGATCTTGCCCGCCACCAATAATGACTGGAATAATGTCTTTTTTGATCAGTTCTGAAACGACCATTTTGATGGCGATGTAAGTATCTGCAATGGTTGCACCATGCTTAATATTACCTAAATCGACAATTCTGCTATTAAAAGCGCCTTCATTAAGTTTATAAAATTTCTCTCTAAAATAATCGGGTGCCAGCGCACAACCTTCGTTGTTAACGGCACCTCTTCCATCAAGTACGCCAAAAATGGCCAAATCGTAAGTATGTTCTTCAAAATCGGGAAACGATTCGGTGTAAATCTGCACTTTTAATCCCAACTGACTTGTAAAAAATCCTTGTCTTGGCGTAAAACTATCGGGGTTTATTGGGGAAAAGAAATCCGTTAATGACATATATTTATTTAAAACTCTCGGCTCAAATATCTATTTTTGAATGCGTATTTCCATATATAGCTCGAAAAAAATAAAATGATACTGGTAACCGGAGGAACTGGATTTTTAGGATCTGAATTAATTAAGCAGTTAACCGACAATGGTTTAACTGTTCGGGCACTGAGGCGGGAGAAATCTAAAATCCCTGCGTTGATCGAAAATATTCCTTTGATTGAATGGTTTGAAGCCGATATTAACGACCTTTCTACTTTAGAAGATGCTTTTACGGGGGTTACCAAAGTTTACCATTGCGCTGCATTCGTATCCTTTAACCCGAAACATAAAAAGCACCTTTTTCATGTAAACATAGAAGGTACATCGAACATTGTAAACCTTTCAGCCGAAAATAATTGCAGGCTATTGCATGTAAGTTCGGTTGCTGCCCTGGGTAATGCAAAAAAAGGACATAAAATTACTGAAAAAGACTTTTGGGAGTATGATGCAAAAGCACATGCCTACGGTTTGTCCAAATACGAAGGAGAAATGGAGGTTTGGCGTGGTATTACCGAAGGACTAGACGCTATCATTGTCAATCCATCAGTCATTATTGGTAAAAATGCAGGTTTTGAAGGGAGTGGAGCTATTTTTAAATTGGTAAAAGGTGGTTTCCCATTTTATACTGATGGGGCTTCGGGTTTTGTTGATGTTGAAGACGTAGCCAAAGCGATGATCCTGCTAATGGACATCAAAGTCTCAGGAGAGCGGTATATCATTTCTGCCGATGATTATCATTATAAAGAACTGTTTAGCGAAATTGCTGAGGGTTTTGGTGTTAAAGCGCCAACTAAAGAAGCAAAGGCATGGATGCTTGGAATAGCCTGGAGGGCACTAAAATTTGCATCTATATTTACTGGTAAACAGCCTTCTATCACTAAAGATGCTGCAAAGAGCAGTTTAACCTTAAGTTATTACA
Proteins encoded in this region:
- a CDS encoding enoyl-CoA hydratase/isomerase family protein, with amino-acid sequence MNTIKVSVKDRLAIITLDRGKSNALNRELITELDDMLKNIAADDNIGGVILTGTAPFFSAGLDLVELYNYNEQEAKSFWELFLGFTANMVSFKKPMIAAISGHSPAGGCVMALACDYRVMAEGQYIIGLNEVPVGIIVPNSIFQLYAFWIGKAEATRSLLSGKLYNPEEALNVGLVDELVKNESLLTAAERKIKKYMELESNTWSQSKVSIREELIAAVSADQSATLEKMLAQWWSPATRHILKTILANLQRK
- a CDS encoding SDR family oxidoreductase encodes the protein MFNYNAPMLREDALKGKTIVITGGGTGLGKAMGVYFLKLGANLVITSRKQDVLQKTADEMEEKTGGKVLAVACDVRDIEQVENVLAKTLERFGSVDVLLNNAAGNFISPTERLSANAFSSIIDIVLKGTINCTLTFGKHWIKEKQAATVLNIITTYAFTGSAYVVPSACAKGGVLALTRSLAVEWGKYGIRTNAIAPGPFPTKGAWERLLPGDLAKKFDFKNRVPLKRVGDHQELANLAAFLVSDFSGYINGEVITIDGGEWLQGAGQMNGLEAIPNEMWDMLEQMTRSAK
- the purD gene encoding phosphoribosylamine--glycine ligase; the encoded protein is MNILLLGSGGRESAFAWKMSQSSHCDKLIIAPGNGGTGAYGTNININVNDFDAIKKLVLTENIGLVVVGPEEPLVNGIHDFFLADKAIAHIPVIGPKKEGAILEGSKDFSKQFMEHHGIPTAASKSFTPETLEDGLAYLQNHALPVVLKADGLAAGKGVLICTETIEAQEELKLMLGGKFGAAGATVVIEEFLSGIELSVFILTDGENYITLPSAKDYKRIGQGDTGLNTGGMGSVSPVPFATPEFLAKVEERIIKPTVDGLKKDNIDYTGFIFFGLIKVGEEPFVIEYNARMGDPETESVIPRIENDLVELFLATANKQLNQVNLVISEQTAATVMIVAGGYPGDYLKGKAISGIENLRHSNAFHAGTLLENDVVKTNGGRVIAITSLQKDLFTALQSATADAGRIYFDGKYFREDIGFDLI
- a CDS encoding SMI1/KNR4 family protein, with translation MKKILREISEMAIKLGEFSFTTEQTKTKWLGDQPATPAEIQEAETRLGVTLPVDYKEFLLITNGFTTLNENVDPSFSKISDVAFLKDVDPQLIEIWTENVELLEGAIKLARSIVIGGLTEEQYFLLIPPVIENADWEYWKFASWIPGEHPYQGLENYFINLLDFLKSA
- a CDS encoding TlpA disulfide reductase family protein, producing the protein MKKLLLSAMALLPIAALAQKPFTVNGDIKGLKTGDKVYLIYQTEGKSITDSAIVANGAFAFKGTLASPAQGSLFLNKNPYVNRPAQGEKLDALSLYVEPGNIKLSAADSLKKATITGSAVNADAAKLKALTKPVADKLAAINAEYAAYTPEQKQDKAVMEALGARYEKEAAGLTPLLLQFANSNPKSFISLNSINELASDPDQAAAAEKTFNALSPELKATYTGKKIAQIFEAGRKTAVGVMAMDFTQNDPDGKPVKLSDFKGKYVLVDFWASWCGPCRQENPNVVVAYNKFKDKGFTVLGVSLDRPGKKDAWLKAIADDKLTWTHVSDLKFWENEVAQMYGIRSIPANFLIDPTGKIIAKGLREQALQDKLQELLGSKSK
- a CDS encoding ATP-binding protein; translated protein: MQKLVKRHIAKYIQAQKSKFPIIAVTGPRQSGKTTLLKHIFSDYRYISLENPDARAFATEDPNGFLNEYNRKVIFDEVQRVPLLFSYLQNIVDESKMMGQFILSGSQNFHLMQGITQSLAGRVALFKLLPFDLSELKTNDLLEDSFVEACIKGSYPAIYDRDIEPNVYFSNYIQTYVEKDVTELLNIKDLKTFRTFIGICANQAGQLLNLSALANTCNISQPTAKNWLSVLESSYIIYLLQPYYENFNKRLVKTPKLYFYDSGLLCHLLKIKTGKALIGNRLKGNIFENMVIAEFEKQNYHNFLNNEYYFWQDSNTNEVDLLLPTDNGFSAFEIKATQTITSDLFKNLDKFELNASPKKVEKTLIYGGLENQKRSQYKILSWKSIK
- a CDS encoding formimidoylglutamase; protein product: MSLTDFFSPINPDSFTPRQGFFTSQLGLKVQIYTESFPDFEEHTYDLAIFGVLDGRGAVNNEGCALAPDYFREKFYKLNEGAFNSRIVDLGNIKHGATIADTYIAIKMVVSELIKKDIIPVIIGGGQDLTYGQYLGYEDLEQKVDLVIIDNQFDIGDDDNEGIATRSDCYLNKIFLHQPNYLFNFSNVGYQTYFVNQESLSVMDKLYFDVHRLGEFAQDITLAEPIIRNANMVSFDMSAIRSADATANANTTPNGFDGKEACRIARYAGMNDKLTSIGFYEFNPAYDNNGQTAFLLAQMVWYFVDGYYARKKDFPLTPKSQFIIYRTSLKDGSGEMMFVKSKKSDRWWMQVPYPSGQTKNERYHLVPCRYDDYQTAVNGEMPDLWWRTYQKLN
- a CDS encoding NAD-dependent epimerase/dehydratase family protein; this translates as MILVTGGTGFLGSELIKQLTDNGLTVRALRREKSKIPALIENIPLIEWFEADINDLSTLEDAFTGVTKVYHCAAFVSFNPKHKKHLFHVNIEGTSNIVNLSAENNCRLLHVSSVAALGNAKKGHKITEKDFWEYDAKAHAYGLSKYEGEMEVWRGITEGLDAIIVNPSVIIGKNAGFEGSGAIFKLVKGGFPFYTDGASGFVDVEDVAKAMILLMDIKVSGERYIISADDYHYKELFSEIAEGFGVKAPTKEAKAWMLGIAWRALKFASIFTGKQPSITKDAAKSSLTLSYYNNHKVKTATGIIFKPVAESIKEITQHLR